One region of Oryza glaberrima chromosome 7, OglaRS2, whole genome shotgun sequence genomic DNA includes:
- the LOC127780729 gene encoding pathogenesis-related protein PRB1-3-like — MERSAVAKMVVAMAAFAMITMATTTTAQQFSADEKAAFVQLHNNARAAVGVGPVAWNDALAAQALQHASYCQTQHIAGPYGENLWWSYGAGTTGTPAQAMSYWVGERPYYDYRSNSCVGGHQCGHYTQVVWRRTAYVSCARVACNTNNGIGTIIACNYYPGGNIYNERPY; from the coding sequence ATGGAGAGATCAGCAGTAGCAAAgatggtggtggccatggcggcttTCGCGATGATTACCATGGCCACGACCACGACGGCGCAACAATTCTCGGCAGACGAGAAGGCGGCCTTCGTCCAGCTCCACAACAACGCCCGCGCGGCGGTCGGCGTCGGGCCGGTGGCGTGGAACGACGCGCTGGCGGCGCAGGCCCTGCAGCACGCGAGCTACTGCCAGACGCAGCACATCGCGGGGCCCTACGGCGAGAACCTGTGGTGGAGCTACGGCGCCGGCACCACCGGGACGCCGGCCCAGGCGATGAGCTACTGGGTGGGGGAGAGGCCGTACTACGACTACCGAAGCAACAGCTGCGTCGGCGGCCACCAATGCGGGCACTACACGCAGGTGGTGTGGAGGCGCACGGCGTACGTCAGCTGCGCCCGCGTCGCCTGCAACACCAACAACGGCATCGGCACCATCATCGCTTGCAACTACTACCCGGGTGGCAACATCTACAACGAGAGGCCCtactag